Sequence from the Porphyromonadaceae bacterium W3.11 genome:
AGAGCATCTCTTTCTTCTTTGATTGTTCCCATAAACTATTCTGCACTCTTGGTGACTAATCCTATTCGTTGTAATAATTCAGGCACCCACTCATCGAGACCTGTACCAATACGCAGCTTGGGTTGAGGGGGAAGGTAAGAGCATCGAAAAACCTCTTTGACACCTGCCTGACCAAGCTCTCGACTGAATTTTACTGAACTATATAGCTGAGCATCAAAGAGAGACAATCCTATTTCTTTGACGTACTTTGTATATTCATCTATGATTAAGCTCCTAGCTCTACGATCCACCTTATTCCAGACGAGAATGATATCTTGAATGCGTACACTCGAAGTAGACACGCCAATGTCTCTAATCGTCTTGGCATAAGCGAGGGAAGAAGTCAATGATTGAACATCTGCTTCGATGGGACAGATGATAAAATCCATCTGAATGGAGAGTTCTAATAGCTCTTTGGTGCTGGAATGCCCAGGGAAGTCAAAGATGACCATGTCAGGAAGTGATGAGCCCATTCCGTTAAGGGTGCTATTCACTAACCTCAAAGCATCCTTGGGTTCTGCTGCGATAATTCGATACGATGGTCTCTGAAATCTTTCAAAGTGTGCATGAATGCTTTCGGCGATCTGGGGGTCTTCTTCAATGAGGGCACGGTCTCTATCTCTCAATTTCTTAAACGATGTCTGAGTGCCATCACAATCAACCACAATAAGGTCAATACCCTTTTCGTAGTAAAGTATTGCGGCGAGTACTTCTGCTAATGTACTCTTGCCTACCCCTCCTTTTTGAGAGGCAAAACCAAGATAAATTGGTTTGTAGTACTTGTTCTCTTTCTCCATAACTCCATGAATTCTATAAATGTTACGACTTACTTTGCATGTCTTGATTCTTATATACTCTAACTCGAGTTCTCGAGTTCTCGATTACTTAATTAAGTGCTTAAATAGTTAATCAATAGGCTAATTAGTTAATCACTTAGTTATTCAGCATATTAGTCAATGGGGCAATCAAGTTGGTAACAACCCCATGGGCTAATTGATGAAGTTCGTTATTGGTCAATCTATTCATCGGTTATTTAACCACTTAATTATTCCATCAAATCATTACTTGATGACTTAATTACACCACAAATTAAGCGACTAATTAAGTAGCTATTTACTACTCGGGAGCTATAGGGAAGTAGCGAGAAAACTCGTGAAAGTAGTTAATATTGAATGGATTATTTATCCCTTGTACCTTTGTCACTACAAGGATTTGAGACCTATTGGAGGGAGCTGGAGCCCCCGAAGAGATTGCCCGCAAGGCAGACTCTTCATACCCCTATCATCTTGATATTGGCAAGGTGTGTTTTTGTCCGACAAACTCCCGTTTCGCCGACAAAAAACCTTGCCCCACAGGGGAGAGAAATCACTCCAAAGTCGTGATTAGAAGAG
This genomic interval carries:
- a CDS encoding ParA family protein, coding for MEKENKYYKPIYLGFASQKGGVGKSTLAEVLAAILYYEKGIDLIVVDCDGTQTSFKKLRDRDRALIEEDPQIAESIHAHFERFQRPSYRIIAAEPKDALRLVNSTLNGMGSSLPDMVIFDFPGHSSTKELLELSIQMDFIICPIEADVQSLTSSLAYAKTIRDIGVSTSSVRIQDIILVWNKVDRRARSLIIDEYTKYVKEIGLSLFDAQLYSSVKFSRELGQAGVKEVFRCSYLPPQPKLRIGTGLDEWVPELLQRIGLVTKSAE